One window of Robiginitalea biformata HTCC2501 genomic DNA carries:
- a CDS encoding tetratricopeptide repeat protein has product MKYTLYLFLLPVVLLSSCQHQAEERITNPNDYDAYLAATPSGPESKYFRIWNDKIRPDSLQLTSFGIVAGEYARAFDNTGNIDYLKKAEQALQRGVEIAAIGKADFYRALARNYISQHRFREAAALADSAMAMGSGMRANHALQFDILMELGEYEEAETHLKAIADMVRMDYLIRLAKWSDHRGNLPKAISTLELATETAGRSKNPVLLQWCYTNLADYYGHAGEIKKSYKHYLKALQLDPSNAYAKKGIAWIVYSHEKQPGEALRILDTVSTYYQSPDIALLQADIAASQGNLQAQSVYLDRFASLLSDPGYGDMYNAHAASLYLESTGQVGKALDLARREVNNRPTPETHGLLAYAYFRNGDTSRALELIREQVDGKTFEPQTLLYAAEIYKASGMQGRAAQLAAELEEAVYELGPESLSRLRTLKM; this is encoded by the coding sequence ATGAAATATACTTTGTATCTATTCCTGTTGCCGGTTGTCCTGCTCAGCAGTTGCCAGCATCAGGCCGAAGAACGCATAACGAATCCGAATGACTACGACGCCTATCTAGCCGCGACCCCTTCCGGCCCGGAATCCAAGTATTTCCGGATCTGGAACGACAAGATACGGCCGGACAGCCTGCAGCTGACGAGTTTTGGAATTGTCGCAGGCGAATACGCCCGGGCGTTTGACAATACCGGGAACATCGACTACCTGAAAAAAGCGGAACAGGCCCTGCAGCGCGGGGTGGAAATTGCCGCCATCGGCAAAGCCGATTTTTACCGGGCCCTGGCGCGAAACTACATTTCACAACACCGATTCCGGGAAGCGGCCGCCCTGGCGGACTCTGCCATGGCAATGGGTAGCGGGATGCGGGCCAACCACGCCCTGCAATTCGATATCCTGATGGAGTTGGGCGAATATGAAGAAGCCGAGACGCACCTGAAAGCAATTGCCGACATGGTCCGGATGGATTACCTGATTCGCCTGGCCAAGTGGAGCGACCACCGGGGGAACCTCCCGAAGGCCATATCTACACTGGAACTGGCAACCGAAACAGCCGGGCGAAGCAAGAACCCCGTTTTGTTGCAATGGTGCTACACGAACCTGGCCGATTACTACGGCCACGCAGGGGAAATTAAAAAATCCTATAAGCACTACCTGAAAGCCTTGCAGCTGGATCCCTCCAATGCCTATGCCAAAAAGGGCATCGCCTGGATCGTCTATTCGCACGAAAAACAACCTGGAGAGGCACTGCGTATTCTGGATACCGTGTCTACTTATTACCAGAGCCCCGATATCGCATTGTTACAGGCGGATATTGCCGCCTCCCAGGGAAATTTGCAGGCCCAGTCGGTCTATCTGGACCGCTTTGCCAGCCTGCTCAGTGATCCGGGATACGGAGATATGTATAACGCCCATGCCGCCTCGCTTTACCTGGAATCGACCGGGCAGGTTGGCAAGGCCCTGGACCTGGCACGGCGCGAGGTCAACAATCGGCCAACCCCGGAAACCCATGGCCTGCTGGCCTATGCCTACTTTCGAAACGGCGATACCTCCAGGGCCCTCGAGCTCATCCGCGAACAAGTGGACGGCAAGACCTTTGAACCCCAAACGCTCCTGTACGCGGCTGAGATCTACAAGGCTTCAGGAATGCAGGGCCGGGCCGCCCAACTGGCTGCCGAACTCGAGGAGGCCGTATACGAGCTTGGACCGGAATCC
- a CDS encoding DUF4331 family protein: MKVYRYLAGLGLIGMLSLTLSCSDDDPQEMEMVMNPTCTDGVMNGDETGIDCGGSCTPCMEGMEPDFSGTYVQQDHMGRPGINTVLSADMEGEASVKDAHNVTIPSEMTAAFQAGFEARLEAYHDVYANLLGLDPADVDYETNILGLDATTLTTYLAADVLEVAPDARTTYFDPGTDNDNDGRILVPDGDEIGLTGRTLQDDVIDISLILLFGGMEGDRFSGQDVDGDGMQDLPRLTSDGVALTATLSADFPYVGAPE, encoded by the coding sequence ATGAAAGTATATAGATATTTAGCAGGCCTGGGCCTCATCGGAATGTTGAGCCTCACCCTGTCCTGCAGCGACGACGACCCGCAGGAAATGGAAATGGTTATGAACCCCACCTGTACGGATGGCGTCATGAACGGCGATGAAACCGGAATTGACTGCGGCGGCAGCTGCACCCCCTGTATGGAAGGGATGGAACCCGACTTCAGCGGTACCTACGTGCAACAGGACCACATGGGCCGGCCCGGGATCAACACGGTCCTCAGCGCGGACATGGAAGGCGAAGCGAGCGTTAAAGACGCCCACAACGTCACGATACCCTCAGAGATGACCGCGGCATTCCAGGCGGGATTCGAGGCGCGCCTTGAAGCGTATCACGACGTATATGCCAACCTGCTTGGCCTGGACCCGGCCGATGTGGATTACGAAACGAATATCCTGGGGCTGGATGCCACCACGCTGACCACTTACCTGGCGGCGGACGTGCTTGAAGTGGCGCCGGATGCCCGCACCACCTACTTCGACCCGGGTACGGATAACGACAATGACGGTCGGATCCTGGTGCCGGACGGAGATGAAATCGGCCTGACCGGGCGGACCCTGCAGGACGACGTAATCGATATCAGCCTGATCCTGCTCTTCGGCGGGATGGAAGGCGACCGCTTCAGCGGTCAGGATGTGGATGGCGACGGGATGCAGGACCTGCCCAGGCTCACCTCGGACGGCGTAGCCCTCACCGCTACCCTCAGCGCCGACTTCCCCTATGTGGGAGCGCCTGAATAA
- a CDS encoding DUF4331 family protein, translating to MRKSNIYGGVLGLVGLAALIVAADHIDAPSAAGTTADIADFFAFEPNEGSDNTVFVVDLQSNVLPDLAYGSFDEDVVTEINIDLDGDLVEDRVIQAIPRSGMMYFFMSDTPTTGTSSGIYTDNPIGSVAISGPSATVETTSDGVRLFAGPRQDPFYFDFFQFNAVIGGMAPEGFLPPEEATDTFDGANTMSIVIEIPNSMLGTPTGQNALGVPVYKTWVTTNRKS from the coding sequence ATGAGAAAGAGTAACATTTACGGCGGCGTGCTTGGCCTGGTTGGCCTGGCCGCACTGATTGTGGCTGCCGACCACATCGACGCCCCTTCCGCGGCTGGTACGACAGCGGATATCGCAGATTTTTTTGCATTTGAGCCCAACGAGGGGTCGGACAACACGGTATTCGTGGTAGACCTGCAATCCAATGTGTTGCCGGACCTGGCGTACGGCAGTTTTGACGAAGATGTCGTGACGGAAATCAACATCGACCTGGACGGCGACCTGGTGGAAGACCGGGTGATCCAGGCAATCCCGAGGAGCGGGATGATGTATTTTTTCATGAGCGATACACCGACCACCGGGACGAGCAGCGGAATCTACACGGACAACCCGATTGGAAGCGTAGCGATTTCCGGGCCATCCGCCACGGTAGAAACGACCTCAGACGGCGTCCGTTTATTTGCCGGTCCCCGACAGGATCCGTTCTATTTTGATTTCTTCCAGTTCAATGCGGTAATAGGCGGTATGGCGCCCGAGGGCTTCCTTCCCCCGGAAGAGGCCACCGATACCTTTGACGGTGCCAACACCATGTCAATTGTGATTGAAATCCCCAACAGCATGTTGGGTACCCCTACCGGACAAAACGCCCTGGGCGTACCTGTGTACAAAACCTGGGTAACCACCAACCGCAAATCATAA
- a CDS encoding LETM1-related biofilm-associated protein — translation MNPSSSGWIEKFGHLASRHAEPFDDFGQLYQALRKLGFSYGMNIGIPSFIDPAHKLTQDEYAKLNLLYGLYATYQLRNRTVRFNYFLESVFNFYKDLEVGRINFLQKILSGKKTSSQLEKLLDSRIYLEANMLSKTFNSIITNSLLFVDVLTYKHYLDGHQQLRLYARNLEFVTINITSQALGSKKKNPTDERLRELFRSSITYMEDQEAEPDLSYRAMLEDYRGTGAARYFLDVACLTVWEDGNLEFRESDFVFLLGEELGLDREYVRQALEDVTRFFGSHAGEISVLNDGRFYDGMSQVVNKLIRRNSKRLQNELSQSRELMYLLSKSTVRELTEEEKRKVQEQLVDIFKSIPSLAIFLLPGGAVLLPMFISLIPRLLPSSFDENRVDPEEELEK, via the coding sequence GTGAATCCCTCTTCCTCGGGCTGGATTGAAAAATTCGGGCATCTGGCGTCCAGGCACGCCGAACCTTTTGACGATTTCGGGCAGCTATACCAGGCGCTCCGCAAATTGGGATTCTCCTATGGAATGAATATCGGCATCCCCTCCTTTATAGATCCCGCCCACAAGCTGACCCAGGACGAATACGCCAAGCTCAACCTTTTATACGGACTGTACGCCACCTATCAACTGCGCAACCGCACGGTGCGCTTCAACTATTTCCTGGAATCCGTTTTTAATTTTTACAAGGATCTGGAAGTAGGGCGCATCAACTTCCTTCAAAAAATCCTCAGCGGGAAGAAAACGTCCAGTCAACTGGAAAAACTCCTGGATTCCCGGATCTACCTGGAAGCCAATATGCTTTCCAAGACCTTCAACAGCATTATTACCAATTCGCTGTTGTTCGTGGATGTCCTTACCTACAAACACTACCTGGACGGACACCAGCAATTGCGGCTGTACGCAAGGAACCTGGAATTTGTGACCATCAACATCACCTCCCAGGCGCTTGGGAGCAAGAAAAAGAACCCCACGGACGAGCGGCTCAGGGAGTTGTTCCGGTCATCCATCACCTATATGGAAGATCAGGAGGCCGAACCGGACCTGAGTTACCGCGCCATGCTCGAGGACTACCGGGGTACGGGGGCCGCCCGGTATTTCCTGGATGTGGCCTGTCTGACGGTTTGGGAAGACGGGAACCTGGAGTTCCGCGAATCCGATTTTGTCTTTCTCCTGGGGGAAGAACTCGGGCTGGACCGCGAATATGTCCGCCAGGCATTGGAAGATGTAACCCGGTTTTTCGGAAGCCACGCCGGGGAAATTTCGGTCCTCAACGACGGGCGGTTCTACGACGGCATGAGCCAGGTGGTCAACAAGCTGATCCGGCGGAACAGCAAACGGCTGCAAAACGAATTGTCCCAAAGCAGGGAACTCATGTACCTGCTCTCAAAATCCACTGTCCGGGAACTCACCGAGGAGGAGAAAAGAAAGGTACAGGAACAGCTCGTGGATATCTTTAAGAGCATCCCGTCGCTCGCTATTTTCCTGTTGCCAGGCGGGGCCGTTTTACTTCCGATGTTCATCAGTCTGATTCCCCGACTACTTCCCTCTTCGTTCGACGAAAACCGGGTGGATCCGGAGGAGGAATTGGAGAAATAA
- a CDS encoding LytR/AlgR family response regulator transcription factor gives MNAIIIEDEKPAARRLSRMLEKHGVTAAVLLHSVEEAIEWFRKHDNPDLIFLDIQLSDGLSFEIFDAVEVRSPIIFTTAYDEYALQAFKLNSIDYLLKPIDEDELAASLKKFRERTAANAPLQVDFEDIRKLLVNPLERDYKKRFTARVGQHLKILHADEIECFLSENKGTYAATKEGRTYLLDTTLEQLEDELEPSKFFRVSRKFFVNVDHIKDIIAYANSRLKIKLNRYDEREIIVSRERVKDFKLWLE, from the coding sequence TTGAACGCCATTATTATTGAAGACGAGAAGCCTGCGGCACGGCGCCTTTCCCGTATGCTGGAAAAGCACGGGGTTACTGCCGCGGTCCTGCTCCATTCGGTAGAGGAGGCCATCGAATGGTTCCGGAAGCACGACAACCCGGACCTGATATTCCTGGACATCCAGCTTTCGGACGGTCTTTCCTTTGAGATTTTCGATGCTGTGGAGGTGCGCTCCCCCATCATCTTCACCACCGCCTACGACGAATACGCCCTGCAGGCCTTCAAGCTAAACAGTATTGACTACCTGCTCAAGCCTATCGACGAGGACGAGTTGGCAGCGTCCCTGAAAAAGTTCCGGGAACGAACAGCGGCCAATGCGCCCTTGCAAGTCGATTTTGAGGACATCCGAAAGCTCCTGGTCAACCCGCTGGAGCGGGATTACAAAAAGCGGTTTACGGCACGGGTGGGGCAGCACCTTAAAATTCTCCATGCGGACGAAATTGAATGTTTTCTCTCGGAAAACAAGGGTACCTACGCAGCCACAAAAGAGGGGCGTACCTACCTGCTCGACACGACCCTTGAGCAATTGGAAGACGAACTGGAACCGTCGAAATTTTTCCGGGTAAGCCGGAAATTCTTTGTGAATGTCGACCACATAAAAGACATCATCGCGTATGCGAATTCCCGCCTTAAAATCAAATTGAACCGTTATGATGAGCGCGAAATCATCGTAAGCCGGGAACGGGTAAAGGACTTTAAGTTATGGTTGGAGTAA
- a CDS encoding 2TM domain-containing protein: protein METPEEKLKRAKKRVEEIKGFYIHLSVFIFINLMLLIVQNIRIFYDGQALFQWYSLYTPLFWGIGLAFHGAKVFGWLPFFGKKWEDEQIRKYMEKDRRESEKFK, encoded by the coding sequence ATGGAAACACCAGAAGAAAAGCTTAAAAGGGCAAAAAAACGCGTGGAGGAGATCAAGGGGTTCTACATCCACCTGAGCGTATTTATTTTTATAAATTTAATGCTCCTGATTGTGCAGAACATCCGGATCTTCTACGACGGGCAGGCGCTCTTCCAATGGTATAGCCTGTACACCCCGTTGTTTTGGGGAATCGGATTGGCTTTCCACGGGGCCAAGGTATTTGGCTGGCTCCCATTCTTCGGCAAAAAATGGGAAGACGAGCAAATCCGGAAGTATATGGAGAAGGACCGGAGGGAATCCGAAAAATTCAAGTAA
- a CDS encoding 2TM domain-containing protein, whose translation MEDFKKESKYIRARERVEELKKFYGNVASYIFVITLLGIINYLTYWDYKWFLWAALGWGIGLFFHALHTFNLNPFFSRDWEERKIRELMEEEERNPKRWE comes from the coding sequence ATGGAAGATTTCAAAAAGGAAAGCAAATACATCCGCGCCAGGGAGCGCGTGGAGGAACTCAAGAAGTTCTACGGGAATGTCGCATCCTATATCTTCGTCATTACCCTGTTGGGAATTATAAATTACCTGACGTACTGGGACTACAAATGGTTCCTTTGGGCAGCCCTGGGATGGGGGATCGGGCTTTTTTTCCACGCCCTCCATACCTTTAACCTGAACCCGTTTTTCTCACGGGACTGGGAAGAGCGCAAGATCCGGGAATTGATGGAAGAAGAGGAGCGCAATCCGAAACGGTGGGAATAG
- a CDS encoding 2TM domain-containing protein, with protein MEDFSHADRYLRAKKRVEDIRGFYGNLITYLIVIPFLIWLNWRTTSFPWALFPAIGWGFGLLMHGLKVFGYDLVLGRGWEDRKIREYMSREEF; from the coding sequence ATGGAAGACTTTTCACATGCAGACCGCTACCTGCGCGCCAAGAAACGCGTCGAGGATATACGCGGATTCTACGGCAACCTGATCACCTACCTGATTGTTATCCCTTTCCTCATCTGGCTGAACTGGCGGACGACCAGTTTCCCCTGGGCTTTATTTCCCGCAATTGGCTGGGGGTTCGGACTGTTGATGCACGGCCTGAAGGTATTTGGCTACGACCTGGTCCTGGGCCGGGGATGGGAGGATCGCAAAATCCGCGAATACATGTCGCGGGAGGAATTTTAA
- a CDS encoding 2TM domain-containing protein produces the protein MGWKRFFIELGRASVVGVAIYIVFLGIYYFLGREFTWSMDQLLDFLQHMVFTLFIYLANAYVIFFALRRWGNRIFKWKNLALSLAGNALVSLLAIALANFTVYVLMMGEPVGSFLKRQTPDYYAISLLIALVVSGIFYLFYYNKYRQETRVKQQKIIAGTAAAQFDALKNQLDPHFLFNSLNVLTSLIDEDPEQAQRFTTSLSKVYRYVLEQKNKELVTVDEEFAFAHTYVRLLKMRFEDSIVFEIPEASSNPEARIVPLSLQLLLENAVKHNVVTPSRPLHIHVRELDGRVVVSNNLQEKAVVKKSSGVGLRNIRQRYALLTDRQVEIARDDKTFRVSLPLLTRQVRRVSRQEEYLEDKRYLKAKERVEAIKNFYGNLTAYCIVIPFLAWLNLRSTDFPWAIFPAVGWGFGVVMHGLEAFGYNPLWGKGWEERKIRELMEKDDF, from the coding sequence ATGGGTTGGAAACGATTTTTTATTGAATTGGGCCGCGCGAGCGTCGTGGGAGTGGCCATTTACATCGTTTTCCTGGGAATCTATTATTTCCTGGGCCGGGAGTTCACCTGGAGTATGGACCAGTTGCTGGATTTTTTACAACACATGGTCTTTACGCTGTTTATCTACCTGGCCAACGCCTATGTTATCTTCTTTGCCCTCAGGCGCTGGGGGAACCGGATTTTCAAATGGAAAAACCTGGCCCTTTCCCTGGCGGGCAATGCCCTGGTTTCCCTATTGGCCATTGCCCTGGCCAATTTTACGGTTTATGTTCTGATGATGGGGGAACCGGTGGGGTCCTTCCTGAAACGGCAGACCCCAGACTATTATGCGATTTCCCTGCTGATTGCCCTGGTGGTCTCTGGGATCTTTTACCTTTTTTATTACAACAAGTACCGGCAGGAAACCCGCGTAAAGCAACAGAAAATTATAGCAGGTACGGCCGCTGCGCAATTCGACGCCCTGAAGAACCAGCTGGACCCGCATTTCCTGTTCAACAGCCTGAATGTACTCACGAGCCTGATTGACGAAGACCCCGAACAGGCCCAGCGATTTACAACCTCCCTCTCCAAGGTGTACCGATACGTCCTCGAGCAGAAAAACAAGGAGCTTGTCACCGTGGACGAGGAATTCGCCTTTGCCCACACCTACGTCCGCCTCCTGAAGATGCGGTTTGAAGACAGTATCGTTTTCGAGATCCCCGAAGCCAGCAGCAACCCGGAAGCCCGGATTGTCCCGCTTTCGCTGCAATTGCTCCTGGAGAACGCGGTAAAACACAATGTGGTAACCCCTTCCCGCCCCCTGCATATACACGTCAGGGAACTGGACGGCAGGGTAGTGGTCTCCAACAACCTGCAGGAGAAGGCCGTGGTAAAAAAATCGAGCGGGGTGGGGCTTCGGAACATCCGCCAGCGCTATGCCCTGTTGACGGACCGACAGGTGGAAATTGCCCGGGACGACAAAACGTTCCGCGTGTCCCTGCCGCTGTTGACCCGACAGGTTAGACGTGTGAGCCGTCAGGAGGAGTACCTGGAAGATAAGCGCTACTTAAAGGCGAAAGAACGGGTGGAAGCCATCAAGAACTTTTACGGGAACCTGACCGCATACTGCATCGTGATCCCTTTCCTGGCCTGGTTGAATTTGCGGAGTACGGACTTCCCCTGGGCCATATTCCCGGCCGTCGGCTGGGGGTTTGGGGTGGTGATGCACGGGTTGGAGGCCTTTGGATACAACCCGCTTTGGGGCAAGGGCTGGGAGGAGCGGAAGATCCGGGAATTGATGGAGAAGGACGATTTTTAG
- a CDS encoding alpha/beta fold hydrolase — translation MPFITHSKEEEHSIYYEDYGKGQPVILIHGWPLSNKMWEQQVWKLVESGYRCISYDRRGFGISSAPWDGYGYSDLAGDLNEIIEQLKLDNCVLVGFSMGGGEVIRYLTDFGDNRIDKIALVSSIIPLVKQHDDNPGGVPVETLDSIKEALQKDRVGFLKEFSKGFYNFDENAAKDRISQAQLDYDFIVASHASPRATIQTALAWMHTDFRPELANVRVPALVVHGDGDQTVPIETSARQAASGIPDATLKVLEGAPHGLHLTHARELNEMLAGFLKK, via the coding sequence ATGCCATTTATTACACACAGCAAAGAGGAAGAACACAGTATTTATTATGAAGACTATGGGAAAGGACAGCCCGTTATCCTGATTCACGGGTGGCCCCTGAGCAATAAGATGTGGGAACAGCAAGTCTGGAAGCTCGTCGAATCCGGCTACCGGTGCATTTCCTATGACCGGCGGGGGTTCGGGATCAGCTCTGCCCCCTGGGACGGCTACGGGTACTCCGACCTGGCAGGTGATTTGAACGAGATCATCGAACAACTCAAACTCGACAATTGCGTACTGGTTGGGTTTTCGATGGGCGGGGGCGAAGTTATCCGCTACCTGACGGATTTTGGAGACAACCGCATCGACAAAATTGCCCTGGTCAGCTCCATCATCCCCCTGGTCAAGCAACACGATGACAATCCCGGGGGTGTCCCAGTGGAAACACTGGACTCCATCAAGGAGGCACTGCAGAAAGACCGGGTAGGCTTCCTGAAGGAATTTTCAAAAGGGTTTTACAATTTTGACGAGAACGCGGCAAAGGACCGCATCAGCCAGGCACAGCTCGATTACGACTTCATCGTGGCCTCCCACGCATCCCCCAGGGCCACCATCCAGACTGCCCTTGCCTGGATGCATACGGATTTCAGGCCGGAACTCGCCAACGTCCGGGTGCCCGCCCTTGTGGTACACGGGGATGGCGACCAGACGGTCCCCATAGAAACTTCGGCCCGGCAGGCGGCCAGCGGCATCCCGGATGCTACCCTCAAAGTACTGGAAGGAGCCCCGCACGGACTCCACCTGACCCATGCAAGGGAACTCAACGAAATGCTGGCAGGGTTCCTGAAAAAGTAA
- a CDS encoding FMN-binding negative transcriptional regulator has protein sequence MYIPDKYRIEDPRVIREFLEAHSFGLLVCNGPATPMATHLPLELIPGKYPLELCGHVARANPQWKHIRDGQEVLCIFQGPHSYVSSSWYREEEVPTWNYMAAHVRGVYNVQDADQLRASLDRLVDKYESDSVEPVSMEGFSPATLRQIRGIIGFTVRVTAVDVAFKLSQGRGEDLNRIIGELSQRGGLSAAVADAMKKHLLS, from the coding sequence ATGTATATCCCGGATAAATACCGGATAGAAGATCCGCGGGTGATCCGGGAATTCCTGGAAGCACATTCCTTTGGCCTGCTTGTCTGCAACGGGCCGGCAACACCGATGGCCACCCATTTACCCCTTGAGCTCATACCCGGCAAGTACCCCCTGGAGCTATGCGGCCACGTTGCCCGGGCCAATCCGCAGTGGAAACATATCCGGGACGGACAGGAAGTCCTTTGTATTTTCCAGGGGCCCCACAGCTACGTATCCTCCTCATGGTACCGGGAGGAAGAGGTGCCCACCTGGAACTATATGGCGGCACACGTCCGGGGGGTCTACAACGTTCAGGATGCCGATCAGCTGCGGGCCTCCCTGGATCGACTGGTAGACAAATACGAAAGCGATTCCGTGGAGCCGGTATCCATGGAGGGGTTTTCGCCGGCCACACTCCGTCAAATCCGGGGCATTATCGGGTTTACGGTCCGCGTAACAGCCGTGGACGTTGCCTTTAAGCTATCGCAGGGCCGCGGGGAGGACCTCAACCGGATAATCGGCGAACTCAGCCAAAGAGGCGGGTTATCCGCAGCAGTGGCTGACGCGATGAAAAAGCATCTACTGTCTTGA
- a CDS encoding GNAT family N-acetyltransferase codes for MADTFPEAPDSMHPGNDVRIVPYTPAYREAFFRLNQAWIERYFEMEPRDYQVLGNPQETILDPGGHILVALAGGQPVGVCALLASARPGYDFELAKMGVDPASQGRGIGRALARAILEVARNSGARKIFLESSTRLPAALSLYRKLGFREIAGGPSPYKRSDIRMGLSL; via the coding sequence ATGGCTGACACATTTCCCGAGGCCCCGGATAGCATGCACCCGGGAAACGATGTGCGAATCGTGCCCTATACCCCCGCGTACCGGGAGGCCTTTTTTAGGCTGAACCAGGCGTGGATTGAACGATATTTCGAGATGGAACCCAGGGACTATCAGGTGTTAGGCAACCCGCAGGAAACGATCCTGGATCCCGGGGGCCATATTCTGGTTGCCCTTGCCGGGGGGCAGCCGGTTGGGGTCTGCGCCCTGCTCGCCTCCGCACGGCCGGGATACGATTTTGAACTGGCCAAAATGGGGGTGGACCCTGCCTCCCAGGGGCGTGGGATCGGGCGTGCACTGGCCCGGGCCATCCTGGAAGTAGCCCGGAATTCCGGAGCCCGGAAAATCTTCCTGGAAAGCAGCACCCGCCTGCCGGCAGCCCTGTCGCTCTATCGGAAACTGGGCTTCCGGGAAATTGCCGGGGGCCCCTCCCCCTACAAACGCTCGGATATCCGGATGGGCCTTTCCCTTTGA
- a CDS encoding DUF2141 domain-containing protein, which yields MKTRILFTLALLLSLGLGAQDFKGATVTVTLENVLNDQGDILAALHTDQTFMKGAGIKNFKAGASPGSLTFTFENVTPGTYAVSVLHDLNSNERMDFESNGMPSEPYGMSGNDMAMGPPTFGGAAFEVGWDDVELHIRF from the coding sequence ATGAAAACACGCATCTTATTTACACTGGCATTACTTCTTTCCCTCGGCCTCGGCGCCCAGGATTTTAAAGGGGCTACCGTTACCGTTACCCTGGAAAACGTCCTGAATGATCAGGGCGATATCCTGGCCGCCCTGCACACGGACCAGACGTTTATGAAAGGGGCCGGGATCAAAAACTTTAAGGCCGGCGCATCTCCGGGGTCCCTGACATTCACCTTTGAAAACGTCACCCCCGGCACATACGCCGTTTCCGTCCTGCACGACCTGAATAGCAACGAGCGGATGGATTTTGAGAGCAACGGCATGCCCTCCGAACCTTATGGGATGAGCGGCAACGACATGGCGATGGGGCCGCCCACTTTTGGCGGGGCCGCCTTTGAGGTGGGCTGGGACGACGTGGAATTGCATATCCGCTTCTGA
- a CDS encoding LysR family transcriptional regulator, translated as MTITQLQYVLAVAEHRNFTVAAEKCFVTQPTLSMQVQKLEDELDLLIFDRSKKPISITEAGQKIVDQARNIVNEAARIRDIVDQEKGFIGGTFTLGIIPTIMPTLLPMFLKPFINRYPKVRLIIKELSTERLIANLLEGHLDAGIAATPLRNEQLTERPLYYEPFVGYVPDGHRLAGLGKIRPEDLDLEDILLLQDGHCFRDGVVNLCKGGFRLDSDRFQLESGSFETLVKLADEGLGMTLLPYLHTLDLGNGNRDNLRFFQEPPPAREVSLIYHKKELKFQITESLKEVIASVVRGAIAFQDVKIISPTLQGNRKQPR; from the coding sequence ATGACTATTACACAACTGCAATATGTCCTCGCCGTGGCGGAACACCGGAATTTTACCGTTGCAGCCGAGAAATGTTTTGTCACCCAGCCTACCCTGAGCATGCAGGTACAGAAACTGGAAGACGAACTCGACCTCCTGATATTCGACCGGAGCAAAAAACCCATCAGCATCACGGAAGCAGGTCAGAAGATCGTAGACCAGGCCCGGAATATCGTCAATGAGGCAGCGCGAATCCGGGACATTGTAGATCAGGAAAAGGGTTTTATAGGCGGCACGTTCACCCTCGGGATAATCCCCACAATCATGCCCACGCTGCTGCCCATGTTCCTCAAGCCCTTTATCAACCGGTATCCGAAGGTTCGGCTCATCATCAAGGAGCTGAGCACGGAAAGGCTGATTGCCAATCTTTTGGAGGGCCACCTGGATGCGGGGATTGCAGCGACCCCGCTCCGGAATGAGCAACTCACCGAGCGGCCGCTTTATTACGAGCCTTTTGTGGGTTATGTCCCGGACGGGCACAGGCTGGCGGGGCTTGGAAAGATCCGACCCGAGGACCTGGACCTGGAAGACATCCTCTTACTTCAGGACGGTCATTGCTTCCGGGACGGGGTGGTCAACCTTTGCAAGGGCGGGTTCCGCCTGGACTCGGACCGTTTCCAACTGGAAAGCGGCAGTTTTGAAACCCTGGTAAAACTAGCGGATGAAGGGCTTGGCATGACCCTCCTCCCCTACCTGCACACGCTGGACCTGGGGAATGGCAACCGGGATAACCTGCGGTTTTTCCAGGAACCTCCGCCGGCGCGGGAGGTGAGCCTGATCTACCACAAGAAGGAACTGAAATTCCAGATAACGGAATCCCTCAAGGAGGTTATCGCCTCCGTAGTTCGCGGCGCAATTGCATTTCAGGATGTTAAAATTATCAGCCCGACACTGCAGGGGAACCGCAAACAACCCAGATAA